From one Xiphophorus hellerii strain 12219 chromosome 18, Xiphophorus_hellerii-4.1, whole genome shotgun sequence genomic stretch:
- the nudt8 gene encoding mitochondrial coenzyme A diphosphatase NUDT8 isoform X1 yields MWDMLNRRSLMFRGPRTLVCACNLRSLQLSKEFRLFAFSKHIDSTCLEVRHIHARRHDQIHEKDTMTLCCSSQLTSFSADSENYQLEGLISETPISKAILKSHYHQPQVSAKTKAPYVFSTFWHCLFNRTSWPLDLSPATIYNMPALNPRISNQFHCRAQTHYHSVYQIRTVHQAVPRVTDTWKDCLSPENENRCRQILQANWKHYDMDKVRQGAGQAQGKNKGKWASILVSLCYDKGGPAFLFTLRSCTLKGKHKGDVSFAGGKGDPSDRDVVATALREAREELGVTIPAERVWGVMKPLRDTSGMMIAPVLANLGPLEELAFKPNPEEVDEIFTLSLSHLSNPQNRGYTNFRTGNKYGYTLPVFCNGKHRVWGLTAVALDHTIKLLIPPYGSVTEVFNG; encoded by the exons ATGTGGGACATGTTGAATAGGCGTAGTTT gATGTTCAGGGGTCCACGAACACTGGTGTGTGCTTGTAATTTAAGGTCACTGCAGCTGTCAAAAGAATTTCGCCTTTTTGCTTTCTCTAAACACATTGACTCAACGTGTTTGGAAGTAAGACACATTCATGCCAGAAGACATGATCAAATCCATGAAAAAGACACTATGACTTTATGCTGTTCATCTCAACTGACGTCTTTCAGCGCAGACAGTGAGAATTATCAGCTGGAAGGCCTTATATCTGAAACCCCTATTTCCAAAGCCATTCTGAAAAGCCATTATCATCAACCTCAGGTCTCTGCCAAAACCAAAGCACCTTATGTTTTCAGCACTTTCTGGCACTGTTTATTCAACAGGACTTCCTGGCCTTTGGATCTTAGCCCGGCTACAATTTATAATATGCCAGCACTTAATCCCCGGATTTCAAACCAGTTCCACTGTCGAGCACAAACCCACTATCACTCCGTCTATCAAATCAGAACTGTTCATCAGGCTGTCCCTCGTGTAACAGACACCTGGAAGGACTGCCTGTCCCCTGAGAACGAAAATAGATGTCGACAGATCCTGCAGGCCAACTGGAAGCACTACGACATGGACAAAGTGAGACAAGGGGCCGGCCAGGCTCAAGGAAAGAACAAAGGGAAGTGGGCTTCCATCTTGGTTTCCCTCTGCTACGATAAAGGAGGACCGGCGTTTCTGTTTACTCTGCGCTCCTGTACGCTGAAGGGCAAGCACAAAGGAGACGTCAG CTTTGCTGGAGGAAAGGGTGATCCATCAGACAGAGATGTAGTGGCCACTGCATTGCGGGAAGCCAGAGAGGAGCTTGGAGTTACTATTCCAGCTGAAAGGGTCTGGGGTGTCATGAAACCTCTGAGGGACACA TCAGGGATGATGATTGCTCCGGTGTTGGCTAACCTTGGTCCTCTTGAGGAGTTGGCGTTCAAACCAAACCCAGAGGAG GTAGACGAGATCTTCACCTTGTCCTTGTCACACCTGTCCAATCCCCAGAATCGCGGCTACACAAACTTTCGTACTGGCAACAAGTATGGATACACACTACCAGTGTTTTGTAATGGCAAACACCGAGTATGGGGTCTGACTGCAGTTGCTCTGGACCATACTATCAAACTTCTTATACCTCCATATGGATCTGTTACTGAGGTTTTCAATGGCTGA
- the ftr86 gene encoding finTRIM family, member 86 isoform X2, giving the protein MASAWPEEENFACSVCLETLKEPTTLTCGHSYCLSCIENHWDKENNKGQYSCPQCRQLFTPRPYVAKNMLLAQAMEKLRTNSIKQSNMVGIYSAEPVMPVYLDVISNIGPRKGSVYPQLPSVEPSLCPQHKQPLDLFCHEDKECVCVMCCQDGHTGHRVVGPQEERREKQKELVQMQAEVHRRIQETERNIMEIPHAARQQKALLQALQRESSDLFPELVKSLNLTGTQVDELLIAQERVFDEQVEALVKRLEQDLSQFRQKSEELGRLAYIQDNISFLKNFLLMEPLGQTGAAGQSGIIHEEGMVASIRSVIKELQESVQNLCKESLSKIVKIVSHEPMASTPNSVAAASTVSADYSGQAASQVSVYEEIDVSPPPQPIQTQLRESSRFRRSMSHQANPPPLPRFRPQVSGTSIKLVNPEPQTREEMLKFRFEPTIDPNTAYRHMKLSDDCRKVTMRAENLNPPDHPDRFFFWRQVLCKEPLAGSPYYWEVEWMGQKITIGVAFKDMERKGYDNKSRLGHNAQSWSLYWSGTGYSFWHNNQEKLLGSPKATRIGIYLDQHAGILNFYNITNNQAQLIHHYETQFTGPLYAGFRLGAGIGDSLTICQLD; this is encoded by the exons ATGGCCTCAGCTTGGCCTGAAGAGGAGAACTTTGCTTGCTCGGTATGTCTGGAAACTCTGAAAGAGCCCACCACTCTAACATGTGGACATTCCTACTGCTTGAGCTGCATCGAAAACCACTGGgacaaggaaaacaacaaaggtCAATATAGCTGCCCGCAGTGTAGGCAGCTCTTCACTCCTCGACCTTATGTGGCCAAAAATATGCTGCTTGCACAAGCCATGGAGAAACTaagaacaaacagcataaaGCAAAGCAACATGGTAGGCATCTATTCAGCTGAACCGGTGATGCCTGTCTACTTGGACGTCATATCGAATATTGGGCCCAGGAAGGGGAGTGTGTACCCTCAGCTGCCTTCGGTGGAACCCAGTCTCTGCCCTCAACACAAGCAACCACTGGATTTGTTTTGCCATGAAGAcaaggagtgtgtgtgtgtgatgtgttgCCAGGATGGACACACAGGACATCGTGTGGTTGGACCTCaagaagaaagaagagagaaacag AAAGAGCTTGTCCAGATGCAGGCAGAAGTACACAGGAGAATCCAGGAGACCGAGAGGAATATCATGGAGATCCCTCATGCTGCGCGTCAACAAAAA GCCTTGCTGCAGGCCCTTCAAAGGGAGAgctctgatttatttccagAGCTGGTTAAGAGTCTAAATCTGACAGGGACACAGGTTGATGAGCTCCTTATTGCTCAGGAGAGGGTCTTTGACGAACAAGTCGAAGCACTGGTGAAGCGTTTAGAGCAAGATTTATCACAGTTTCGTCAAAAAAGTGAAGAGCTGGGCAGGCTGGCTTATATCCAAGATAATATCTCCTTCTTGAAG AACTTCCTCCTCATGGAGCCGTTGGGGCAGACTGGTGCAGCAGGACAGTCTGGGATTATTCATGAGGAAGGCATGGTGGCTTCCATAAGATCAGTCATTAAAGAGCTACAAGAATCCGTACAAAACCTCTGCAAAGAAAGTCTATCCAAGATTGTCAAAATAG TGAGTCATGAACCCATGGCTTCAACACCCAACAGTGTGGCAGCAGCAAGCACAGTATCCGCTGATTATTCTGGTCAGGCCGCTTCACAGGTTTCAG TCTATGAAGAAATTGATGTTTCTCCACCGCCACAACCTATACAAACTCAGT TACGTGAGTCTTCAAGATTCAGAAGATCTATGAGTCATCAAG CAAACCCTCCACCTCTCCCACGTTTTAGGCCTCAAG TATCTGGAACATCAATTAAGCTTGTGAATCCAGAGCCACAAACAAGAGAggaaatgttaaaat tCCGCTTTGAACCTACCATAGACCCAAACACAGCCTACCGCCACATGAAGCTGTCAGATGATTGTCGGAAGGTCACAATGCGTGCTGAAAACCTGAATCCACCTGACCACCCTGATCGGTTCTTCTTCTGGAGACAAGTTCTCTGCAAAGAGCCCCTGGCAGGGAGCCCTTACTACTGGGAGGTCGAGTGGATGGGCCAGAAG ATCACCATTGGTGTTGCTTTCAAGGACATGGAGCGCAAAGGCTATGACAACAAAAGCCGTTTGGGTCACAACGCTCAGTCCTGGAGCCTTTACTGGTCTGGCACCGGCTACTCCTTCTGGCACAATAACCAGGAGAAACTTCTGGGCTCGCCTAAGGCTACGCGGATTGGCATCTATCTGGACCAGCATGCTGGGATTCTAAACTTTTACAACATCACCAACAACCAGGCTCAACTCATCCATCACTACGAGACGCAGTTCACTGGGCCACTGTACGCAGGGTTCAGGCTGGGCGCCGGAATAGGCGACTCTCTGACTATTTGTCAACTGGATTGA
- the LOC116708122 gene encoding complement C1q-like protein 2, producing the protein MRAIVLVCLLQAVFGQDQTKFSWSGPVITQPTADPNLNKICSNDQGACGCCLMQKQMERMELVFNVTTKEMSQQLMNSKMTLNNIKNNRSAFSVALNNEKTLTCFGPMTEDRRVPYKYIFLNLGDSYNAQTGIFTAPSSGVYSLAATVYSLSPLDLPQATCAQLQVNGVAVAPLIEKNGLDSEDSSTVVIARHLKAGDQVSVSLLKGCNICDDTSHYNTFTGFLLYAAETA; encoded by the exons ATGAGAG cgATTGTTCTGGTGTGTCTGCTGCAAGCAGTTTTTGGTCAGGATCAAACTAAATTCAGCTGGAGTGGACCTGTCATCACACAACCCACTGCAGACCCCAATCTAAACAAAA TATGCAGTAATGACCAAGGGGCGTGTGGCTGCTGTCTGATGCAGAAACAGATGGAGAGGATGGAGCTGGTCTTTAATGTGACAACCAAAGAAATGAGCCAGCAGCTCATGAACTCTAAGATGACCCTCAACAACATCAAAA acaaccGCAGCGCCTTCTCTGTCGCCCTGAACAACGAGAAAACTTTGACCTGCTTCGGCCCCATGACTGAAGACAGACGGGTCCCCTACAAGTACATCTTCCTCAACCTGGGAGACAGCTACAACGCCCAGACCGGCATCTTCACCGCTCCCAGCTCGGGTGTCTACAGCCTGGCGGCCACCGTCTACAGCCTGTCTCCTCTTGACCTGCCCCAGGCCACCTGCGCCCAGCTGCAGGTGAACGGCGTGGCCGTGGCTCCCCTCATTGAGAAGAACGGACTGGACAGCGAGGACAGCAGCACCGTTGTGATCGCCAGGCACCTGAAGGCCGGCGACCAGGTGTCTGTCAGCCTGCTGAAAGGGTGCAACATCTGCGACGACACCTCCCACTATAACACATTCACCGGTTTCCTGCTGTATGCTGCTGAGACAGCGTAG
- the cbln18 gene encoding cerebellin 18, which produces MDVLPLMLLLGSLFLCGRVEALSSAMDVLKQDALKWDMSLTCSKWDCDCPFNRQRGCCCAANEMYQVEDESFVRIKCLWEKIMSLNSRVNALSGGFKVSFKATMNQNIAIDIPGSTERCFGPFNTNVPIPYTNVALNSGNGYNPSLGIFTAPSPGVYMFSFTAFSSVGVDGRLYHKVQLMKNGKMGVSVWENNREDIEDSATQVVVMEMQRGDQVYVELMSGRKLCTIMEYNIFTGHIVYPYTE; this is translated from the exons ATGGATGTATTACCTCTAATGCTCCTGTTGGGGTCGCTGTTTCTCTGTGGACGCGTTGAGGCCCTCTCCTCTGCTATGGACGTTCTCAAACAGGATGCAC TTAAGTGGGACATGTCTCTTACCTGCAGCAAGTGGGACTGCGATTGTCCTTTCAACCGTCAACGTGGTTGCTGTTGTGCTGCCAATGAGATGTACCAAGTAGAAGACGAGAGCTTCGTCAGGATAAAATGCTTGTGGGAGAAAATTATGTCCCTGAATAGCAGAGTAAATGCACTCTCAG GTGGTTTCAAGGTTTCCTTCAAGGCCACCATGAATCAGAATATAGCCATTGATATTCCTGGATCTACTGAGCGTTGCTTTGGTCCTTTCAATACCAATGTACCGATCCCTTACACCAACGTAGCGCTCAACAGTGGCAATGGCTACAACCCCTCACTGG GTATCTTCACTGCCCCTTCTCCGGGCGTTtatatgttttctttcactGCCTTCTCTTCCGTTGGAGTGGATGGACGCCTGTACCACAAG GTCCAGCTCATGAAGAATGGCAAGATGGGGGTCAGCGTGTGGGAGAACAATCGAGAAGATATCGAGGACAGTGCCACTCAG GTTGTGGTAATGGAGATGCAGCGAGGCGATCAGGTCTATGTGGAGCTGATGTCTGGAAGGAAGCTCTGCACAATTATGGAATACAATATATTCACCGGCCACATTGTGTACCCATACACTGAGTGA
- the LOC116737224 gene encoding complement C1q-like protein 4: protein MRAVVLLCLLHVAPGMSQFNWEGPERVAPDAVTSSASACNVDTLSCECCKMVRETKRLQTYFNTTLTNLERELDKANQTFVTLQGSRVAFSVSLYTGDTFKCYGPFGVDTVIAYQQIFINLGMAYNMATGIFTVTYPGVYSLAVTSFSDAGSPGNILAVCTSLQVNGQIVAGSRELNRNDQEDSTTIAVALKLKAGDKVSVKLAKGCYLCDDSNHYNTFSAFLLYADA from the exons ATGAGAG CTgttgtgttgttgtgtttgctGCACGTGGCTCCTGGTATGAGTCAGTTCAACTGGGAAGGACCTGAGCGAGTCGCTCCGGATGCCGTCACCAGTTCAGCCAGTG CCTGCAATGTGGATACGCTTTCATGCGAATGCTGCAAGATGGTGCGTGAGACAAAGCGACTGCAGACGTACTTTAATACAACTTTAACTAATTTGGAGAGGGAGTTAGATAAAGCAAACCAAACTTTTGTCACTCTTCAAG GCAGCCGTGTTGCCTTCTCCGTCTCTCTGTACACCGGAGACACCTTCAAGTGTTACGGACCGTTTGGGGTCGACACCGTCATTGCTTACCAGCAAATCTTCATCAACCTGGGAATGGCCTACAACATGGCCACTGGTATCTTCACTGTCACCTACCCCGGGGTTTACAGCCTGGCCGTGACCTCCTTTAGCGACGCTGGTTCTCCTGGCAACATTCTGGCTGTCTGCACCAGCCTGCAGGTCAACGGCCAGATAGTGGCTGGATCCAGAGAACTCAACAGGAACGACCAGGAGGACAGCACCACCATAGCTGTTGCCCTGAAACTGAAAGCTGGAGACAAAGTGTCAGTCAAGTTGGCCAAGGGATGCTACCTCTGTGACGATTCGAACCACTATAACACTTTCAGTGCCTTTCTGCTTTATGCTGATGCATAA
- the mfrp gene encoding membrane frizzled-related protein — translation MMSDLSQVSVYSDSSDIYKNVFCNPAFELEGEQEERVDGFRTSSSTPEPIKPPAASFVEMCSMRLRGRGGGWGPVVVSAAALLLLTAIGLALALILTQLKSQAVDNHLTITSTGLQSTGHDVPLTSTAAPLNKSHMDSTAIPQPAVIPQSETSCGGVMTDSGGSFSSPNHPGSYPSNSHCIWEIQVPPPHLVQIRVSYLAVEGPSPCLFDWLEVQQQVEQTSVFTRFCGNVAPPTINTNSSTVWVTFHSDGSIAGTGFAAQYRAVLPAQKSCSREEFMCDGGQCLLPESVCDGHKNCNDQTDEANCSHKNKECDGQKSGPYGYLASPNHPRPYPHQQLCVWHISVDEGHVITLSFRNFSLETQDVCEFDYVEVHDSNSIGAGRVLGRFCGTTFPPDLTSSGPHMTVVFVADEGVADSGFNATYQAVSVLNRTCGPNQIACSTGECLQQQWLCDGWSDCSDGADEQGCANSTYPPFTSSCEIIEVEMCQGLSYNFTSFPNIWLSIADQREAATLLRQYRVLMELACFEPLRKLVCGMFLPQCSPQGGVLQPCRSVCASAEQQCSQALDLFSFSWPFNCHLLPESQDPVECSQP, via the exons ATGATGTCTGATCTCAGCCAGGTCTCCGTTTACTCTGACTCTTCTGACATTTATAAG AATGTGTTCTGTAATCCCGCGTTTGAGCTGGAGGGGGAGCAGGAGGAGCGGGTGGACGGCTTCAGAACTTCCTCATCCACTCCTGAACCAATCAAACCCCCAGCAGCCA gttttgtgGAAATGTGCTCCATGCGGCTCAGAGGCAGAGGTGGTGGGTGGGGGCCGGTGGTGGTCTCTGCTGCTGCCCTGCTCCTGCTAACAGCCATTGGACTGGCACTGGCTCTTATTCTCACTC aACTGAAAAGCCAGGCAGTGGACAATCACCTGACAATAACCTCTACAGGCTTACAGAGCACAGGACATGATGTGCCCCTCACTTCAACCGCAGCACCTTTGAACAAAAGTCACATGGACAGCACAGCCATACCACAGCCTGCTGTGATCCCCCAGTCTGAAACAA GCTGTGGAGGTGTCATGACTGACTCAGGGGGCAGTTTCAGTTCCCCAAACCACCCTGGCTCCTACCCCTCAAACTCACATTGCATCTGGGAGATCCAGGTCCCACCCCCACACCTGGTTCAGATCCGTGTTTCCTATCTGGCGGTGGAGGGACCGTCCCCCTGTCTGTTTGACTGGTTGGAGGTTCAGCAGCAGGTCGAGCAGACCTCAGTGTTCACCAG GTTCTGTGGTAACGTCGCCCCACCAACGATCAACACAAACAGCAGTACCGTATGGGTCACCTTCCACTCTGACGGCAGCATCGCCGGCACCGGCTTTGCTGCGCAATATAGAGCTGTCCTGCCCGCACAAA agagctgcagcagagaagaGTTCATGTGTGATGGTGGCCAGTGCCTGCTGCCTGAGTCTGTGTGTGACGGTCATAAAAACTGTAATGACCAAACAGATGAGGCAAACTGTAGCCATAAGAACAAAG AATGTGATGGTCAGAAGTCTGGGCCGTATGGTTACCTGGCAAGTCCAAATCACCCCAGGCCTTATCCTCACCAACAG TTGTGCGTGTGGCATATATCTGTTGATGAGGGTCATGTCATCACGCTAAGCTTCAGAAACTTCAGTCTGGAGACGCAGGATGTGTGCGAGTTTGACTATGTGGAAGTTCATGACAGCAACAGCATTGGAGCCGGGAGAGTTTTAGGGAG GTTTTGCGGTACTACCTTCCCACCAGACCTGACCTCCTCAGGCCCGCACATGACAGTGGTGTTTGTGGCAGATGAGGGCGTGGCAGACAGCGGCTTTAACGCAACATACCAGGCGGTGTCCGTGCTGAACA GAACATGTGGCCCGAACCAGATCGCCTGCAGCACAGGGGAGTGCCTTCAGCAGCAGTGGCTATGTGACGGATGGAGCGACTGTTCAGACGGTGCTGATGAACAGGGCTGTGCTAACTCCACCTACCCTCCTTTCA CTTCGTCATGTGAGATCATAGAGGTGGAGATGTGTCAGGGCCTCAGTTACAACTTTACCTCATTCCCCAACATATGGCTGTCCATTGCTGACCAGAGGGAAGCCGCTACACTCCTGCGACAGTACCGG GTGCTAATGGAGCTGGCTTGCTTCGAGCCTCTACGGAAGCTGGTGTGTGGGATGTTTCTCCCTCAGTGCAGCCCTCAGGGTGGGGTCCTCCAGCCCTGCCGCTCAGTCTGCGCCTCCGCTGAGCAGCAATGCAGCCAGGCCCTGGACCTCTTCTCCTTTAGCTGGCCTTTCAACTGCCACCTCTTACCAGAGTCACAAGACCCAGTGGAGTGTTCACAGCCTTAA
- the nudt8 gene encoding mitochondrial coenzyme A diphosphatase NUDT8 isoform X2: MFRGPRTLVCACNLRSLQLSKEFRLFAFSKHIDSTCLEVRHIHARRHDQIHEKDTMTLCCSSQLTSFSADSENYQLEGLISETPISKAILKSHYHQPQVSAKTKAPYVFSTFWHCLFNRTSWPLDLSPATIYNMPALNPRISNQFHCRAQTHYHSVYQIRTVHQAVPRVTDTWKDCLSPENENRCRQILQANWKHYDMDKVRQGAGQAQGKNKGKWASILVSLCYDKGGPAFLFTLRSCTLKGKHKGDVSFAGGKGDPSDRDVVATALREAREELGVTIPAERVWGVMKPLRDTSGMMIAPVLANLGPLEELAFKPNPEEVDEIFTLSLSHLSNPQNRGYTNFRTGNKYGYTLPVFCNGKHRVWGLTAVALDHTIKLLIPPYGSVTEVFNG, translated from the exons ATGTTCAGGGGTCCACGAACACTGGTGTGTGCTTGTAATTTAAGGTCACTGCAGCTGTCAAAAGAATTTCGCCTTTTTGCTTTCTCTAAACACATTGACTCAACGTGTTTGGAAGTAAGACACATTCATGCCAGAAGACATGATCAAATCCATGAAAAAGACACTATGACTTTATGCTGTTCATCTCAACTGACGTCTTTCAGCGCAGACAGTGAGAATTATCAGCTGGAAGGCCTTATATCTGAAACCCCTATTTCCAAAGCCATTCTGAAAAGCCATTATCATCAACCTCAGGTCTCTGCCAAAACCAAAGCACCTTATGTTTTCAGCACTTTCTGGCACTGTTTATTCAACAGGACTTCCTGGCCTTTGGATCTTAGCCCGGCTACAATTTATAATATGCCAGCACTTAATCCCCGGATTTCAAACCAGTTCCACTGTCGAGCACAAACCCACTATCACTCCGTCTATCAAATCAGAACTGTTCATCAGGCTGTCCCTCGTGTAACAGACACCTGGAAGGACTGCCTGTCCCCTGAGAACGAAAATAGATGTCGACAGATCCTGCAGGCCAACTGGAAGCACTACGACATGGACAAAGTGAGACAAGGGGCCGGCCAGGCTCAAGGAAAGAACAAAGGGAAGTGGGCTTCCATCTTGGTTTCCCTCTGCTACGATAAAGGAGGACCGGCGTTTCTGTTTACTCTGCGCTCCTGTACGCTGAAGGGCAAGCACAAAGGAGACGTCAG CTTTGCTGGAGGAAAGGGTGATCCATCAGACAGAGATGTAGTGGCCACTGCATTGCGGGAAGCCAGAGAGGAGCTTGGAGTTACTATTCCAGCTGAAAGGGTCTGGGGTGTCATGAAACCTCTGAGGGACACA TCAGGGATGATGATTGCTCCGGTGTTGGCTAACCTTGGTCCTCTTGAGGAGTTGGCGTTCAAACCAAACCCAGAGGAG GTAGACGAGATCTTCACCTTGTCCTTGTCACACCTGTCCAATCCCCAGAATCGCGGCTACACAAACTTTCGTACTGGCAACAAGTATGGATACACACTACCAGTGTTTTGTAATGGCAAACACCGAGTATGGGGTCTGACTGCAGTTGCTCTGGACCATACTATCAAACTTCTTATACCTCCATATGGATCTGTTACTGAGGTTTTCAATGGCTGA
- the ftr86 gene encoding finTRIM family, member 86 isoform X1 produces MASAWPEEENFACSVCLETLKEPTTLTCGHSYCLSCIENHWDKENNKGQYSCPQCRQLFTPRPYVAKNMLLAQAMEKLRTNSIKQSNMVGIYSAEPVMPVYLDVISNIGPRKGSVYPQLPSVEPSLCPQHKQPLDLFCHEDKECVCVMCCQDGHTGHRVVGPQEERREKQKELVQMQAEVHRRIQETERNIMEIPHAARQQKALLQALQRESSDLFPELVKSLNLTGTQVDELLIAQERVFDEQVEALVKRLEQDLSQFRQKSEELGRLAYIQDNISFLKNFLLMEPLGQTGAAGQSGIIHEEGMVASIRSVIKELQESVQNLCKESLSKIVKIVSHEPMASTPNSVAAASTVSADYSGQAASQVSVYEEIDVSPPPQPIQTQFSSTVRESSRFRRSMSHQANPPPLPRFRPQVSGTSIKLVNPEPQTREEMLKFRFEPTIDPNTAYRHMKLSDDCRKVTMRAENLNPPDHPDRFFFWRQVLCKEPLAGSPYYWEVEWMGQKITIGVAFKDMERKGYDNKSRLGHNAQSWSLYWSGTGYSFWHNNQEKLLGSPKATRIGIYLDQHAGILNFYNITNNQAQLIHHYETQFTGPLYAGFRLGAGIGDSLTICQLD; encoded by the exons ATGGCCTCAGCTTGGCCTGAAGAGGAGAACTTTGCTTGCTCGGTATGTCTGGAAACTCTGAAAGAGCCCACCACTCTAACATGTGGACATTCCTACTGCTTGAGCTGCATCGAAAACCACTGGgacaaggaaaacaacaaaggtCAATATAGCTGCCCGCAGTGTAGGCAGCTCTTCACTCCTCGACCTTATGTGGCCAAAAATATGCTGCTTGCACAAGCCATGGAGAAACTaagaacaaacagcataaaGCAAAGCAACATGGTAGGCATCTATTCAGCTGAACCGGTGATGCCTGTCTACTTGGACGTCATATCGAATATTGGGCCCAGGAAGGGGAGTGTGTACCCTCAGCTGCCTTCGGTGGAACCCAGTCTCTGCCCTCAACACAAGCAACCACTGGATTTGTTTTGCCATGAAGAcaaggagtgtgtgtgtgtgatgtgttgCCAGGATGGACACACAGGACATCGTGTGGTTGGACCTCaagaagaaagaagagagaaacag AAAGAGCTTGTCCAGATGCAGGCAGAAGTACACAGGAGAATCCAGGAGACCGAGAGGAATATCATGGAGATCCCTCATGCTGCGCGTCAACAAAAA GCCTTGCTGCAGGCCCTTCAAAGGGAGAgctctgatttatttccagAGCTGGTTAAGAGTCTAAATCTGACAGGGACACAGGTTGATGAGCTCCTTATTGCTCAGGAGAGGGTCTTTGACGAACAAGTCGAAGCACTGGTGAAGCGTTTAGAGCAAGATTTATCACAGTTTCGTCAAAAAAGTGAAGAGCTGGGCAGGCTGGCTTATATCCAAGATAATATCTCCTTCTTGAAG AACTTCCTCCTCATGGAGCCGTTGGGGCAGACTGGTGCAGCAGGACAGTCTGGGATTATTCATGAGGAAGGCATGGTGGCTTCCATAAGATCAGTCATTAAAGAGCTACAAGAATCCGTACAAAACCTCTGCAAAGAAAGTCTATCCAAGATTGTCAAAATAG TGAGTCATGAACCCATGGCTTCAACACCCAACAGTGTGGCAGCAGCAAGCACAGTATCCGCTGATTATTCTGGTCAGGCCGCTTCACAGGTTTCAG TCTATGAAGAAATTGATGTTTCTCCACCGCCACAACCTATACAAACTCAGT TTTCCTCCACAGTACGTGAGTCTTCAAGATTCAGAAGATCTATGAGTCATCAAG CAAACCCTCCACCTCTCCCACGTTTTAGGCCTCAAG TATCTGGAACATCAATTAAGCTTGTGAATCCAGAGCCACAAACAAGAGAggaaatgttaaaat tCCGCTTTGAACCTACCATAGACCCAAACACAGCCTACCGCCACATGAAGCTGTCAGATGATTGTCGGAAGGTCACAATGCGTGCTGAAAACCTGAATCCACCTGACCACCCTGATCGGTTCTTCTTCTGGAGACAAGTTCTCTGCAAAGAGCCCCTGGCAGGGAGCCCTTACTACTGGGAGGTCGAGTGGATGGGCCAGAAG ATCACCATTGGTGTTGCTTTCAAGGACATGGAGCGCAAAGGCTATGACAACAAAAGCCGTTTGGGTCACAACGCTCAGTCCTGGAGCCTTTACTGGTCTGGCACCGGCTACTCCTTCTGGCACAATAACCAGGAGAAACTTCTGGGCTCGCCTAAGGCTACGCGGATTGGCATCTATCTGGACCAGCATGCTGGGATTCTAAACTTTTACAACATCACCAACAACCAGGCTCAACTCATCCATCACTACGAGACGCAGTTCACTGGGCCACTGTACGCAGGGTTCAGGCTGGGCGCCGGAATAGGCGACTCTCTGACTATTTGTCAACTGGATTGA